The sequence CGCTGTTTTAACAAAATAGGAGGGTGTTAATAATGAGAAAATGGGAAGATTTAACCAGAGATGAAAAAGAGATTATCAATACAATGAAAATGCAGGGGATTGGTCCTGATGATCTAATCGAAAGGATGAAAAATTCAGGACGAATGAGCGAGGAAGCTCTTCAGAATTTAAGGAAAGCCCTTGACGATGTAAGGCAGTTTTTGGTGCATTAATTTAGGGGTGTGAAAGTAAGGGGACAATGGAGCAGTATCATTTTAGTTGAGTCAGAAAACTCGTAAATCTGGAAAGAATGGTTGTGAAAGGATGGATATTCCAGATGCGAGATTATGACGATGACTTTAAAGAAGAAGCTATCAAATTGTCCTATGAATTAGGACCCACCAAAGCCTCCAGACAATTAGGCATACCTTCAACGACATTACGTACATGGCGCGACAAATTAAATAAACATGGCGATCAAGCCTTTGTAGGTAGTGGTCACCCGCGTATCGACCCTAAAACTGCAGATATAGCTGCATTGGAAAAGAAGATCAAAGAACTGGAATCAGCTAACGATATTTTGAAAAAAGCATTAGGTTTTTTCGCCGAGAGCCAAAAGAGATAGCTGCACGAGAACTATTCAGATTTATACGGGTACAAAAGATTAAAGAACCAACTAAGCATAGTATCAAAGAATTTTGTAAGGTACTAAAAGTTAGTGAGGCCGGTTATTACAAATGGCTACGCCTCCAAAATCGCCCCTATAAATATAATGACCTTTTGGCTAAAATCCTTGAGATTCGTGCAGAAAATCCGGACTATGGACCCTATCGAATTTATTTGGAGTTGAAGCTTTTTCACAATTACACCCAAAGCTATTATCTGATCCTGAAACTTTGCAAAGAGCATAAGCTTAGACTCAAGAAGAAGTTCTATGCCAAAGGGATTACCAAGGCAGATCCATCAGCACAAGCCAGTGAAAACTTGATTCAACAAGATTTTAGTGCCTCGTTACCTAATCAGAAGTGGCTGGGGGACATCACAGAAATCCCAACTTCTGACGGAAAGCTCTATCTTGCTGCAATACTAGACTGTTTTGACGGAAGCATTGTCGGGTTTAAAATGGCTGATAACATGAGAGCTGAGCTTTGCGTCGATGCCTTCTTATCTGCCGTCAAAAAATATCCAGCTACTGGAATGATCTTTCATAGCGACAGAGGAAGTCAATATACCAGTAAACTTTACCGAGAAACTTTGGCCCGGTATGAGGCAGTCCAAAGTATGAGCAATACCGGGAAATGTTTTGATAATGCTAGAATGGAATCGTTTTTTGCTACACTAAAGAAAGAGAAAATCTATAAGTACAAAACAGAAACCATGAGCATGAATGTTGTTAAAAGCATGATCTTTAGGTTTATAGAAGTCTACTATAATCGTAAAAGAATTTACACGACTAATGACGGCTATCCTCCTCTGATCAAGCGTTTAAACTATTA comes from Desulfosporosinus meridiei DSM 13257 and encodes:
- a CDS encoding transposase, whose product is MRDYDDDFKEEAIKLSYELGPTKASRQLGIPSTTLRTWRDKLNKHGDQAFVGSGHPRIDPKTADIAALEKKIKELESANDILKKALGFFAESQKR
- a CDS encoding IS3 family transposase codes for the protein MKEPTKHSIKEFCKVLKVSEAGYYKWLRLQNRPYKYNDLLAKILEIRAENPDYGPYRIYLELKLFHNYTQSYYLILKLCKEHKLRLKKKFYAKGITKADPSAQASENLIQQDFSASLPNQKWLGDITEIPTSDGKLYLAAILDCFDGSIVGFKMADNMRAELCVDAFLSAVKKYPATGMIFHSDRGSQYTSKLYRETLARYEAVQSMSNTGKCFDNARMESFFATLKKEKIYKYKTETMSMNVVKSMIFRFIEVYYNRKRIYTTNDGYPPLIKRLNYYKEQLIKAS